Proteins encoded in a region of the Xylocopa sonorina isolate GNS202 chromosome 11, iyXylSono1_principal, whole genome shotgun sequence genome:
- the Pdhb gene encoding pyruvate dehydrogenase E1 beta subunit: MFSSVAKRIVHRSFSTSKWTAAQQMTVRDALNSALDEEMEKDEKVFLLGEEVALYDGAYKVSRGLWKKYGDKRVIDTPITEAGFAGIAVGAAMAGLRPVCEFMTFNFAMQAIDQIINSAAKTFYMSAGRVNVPVVFRGPNGAAAGVAAQHSQCFGAWYSHCPGLKVVSPYTSEDAKGLLKAAIRDPDPVVVLENEILYGVQYPMSDEALSKDFVLPIGKAKIERVGKHVTLVAHSKAVEEALGAANELAGKGVEAEVINLRSLRPLDIDTIVQSVMKTNHILTVEQGWPQCGIGAEISARISESEAFYHLDAPVVRVTGVDTPMPYAKTLEAASLPQTSNIVYAVNKVLGLVE, from the exons ATGTTCTCG TCAGTTGCAAAAAGAATCGTGCACCGTTCGTTTTCAACATCGAAATGGACCGCGGCACAGCAG ATGACTGTACGGGATGCTTTGAATTCAGCCCTCGACGAGGAAATGGAAAAAGACGAGAAAGTGTTTCTACTCGGCGAGGAAGTAGCGCTGTACGACGGAGCGTATAAAGTTTCTAGGGGCCTTTGGAAGAAATATGGGGACAAACGTGTCATCGACACCCCTATTACGGAAGCAGGATTCGCCGGTATAGCTGTCGGAGCAGCAATG GCTGGTCTACGCCCTGTGTGCGAGTTTATGACATTTAACTTTGCTATGCAAGCGATAGATCAGATAATCAATTCTGCTGCCAAGACGTTTTACATGTCCGCTGGAAGAGTAAACGTACCGGTTGTTTTTCGTGGCCCAAATGGGGCGGCAGCGGGTGTAGCGGCGCAACATTCTCAGTGCTTCGGTGCTTGGTACAGTCATTGCCCTGGTTTGAAGGTAGTATCGCCTTACACTAGCGAAGATGCGAAAGGATTATTAAAAGCAGCCATACGTGATCCGGATCCAGTTGTCGTATTGGAAAACGAAATACTCTACGGTGTCCAGTATCCTATGTCAGACGAAGCTTTGTCGAAAGATTTCGTCTTACCAATTGGTAAAGCAAAGATTGAACGCGTTGGTAAACACGTTACGTTAGTAGCGCACTCCAAAGCAGTCGAGGAAGCTCTTGGGGCAGCGAATGAGCTTGCGGGAAAGGGTGTAGAGGCAGAAGTGATAAATCTCAGGTCTCTCAGACCGCTAGACATAGACACTATCGTACAATCGGTAATGAAAACAAATCATATTTTAACCGTGGAACAAGGTTGGCCACAGTGTGGCATCGGAGCAGAGATTAGTGCTAGAATCTCAGAAA GTGAAGCATTCTACCATCTCGATGCACCGGTAGTTCGTGTCACTGGTGTCGATACACCTATGCCCTATGCCAAAACATTAGAAGCCGCATCCCTGCCACAAACGAGTAACATAGTATACGCAGTAAATAAAGTTCTAGGGTTGGTAGAGTAA
- the Fibp gene encoding acidic fibroblast growth factor intracellular-binding protein isoform X1 produces MLSEVDVFISNYTLVDPDIYQLWVDGHSSSEAVNILHQRGICHQTNASIELVASDILDHYRTYALLEKLLHTPTKLASEQLAFQIEPQTSQMLIEIYYEFDDIVIRELLGKKLTSKSRKDMDEVSEKTGITLKSCRRQYDNVKRVFKVVEDLPGSLAANIEQHFLLSEDLAKRYAAVVFIACLRFEMNKRKLQFLTFPDLYHCANSMMSLWTYRCVGSEYFDTDLDREFLLELAECKVLLENDKHHKHLVCIKLKPMLLERSYQEIDANFRSYTRAILGIACNLHRSRDLRFFFLELVERCIEPWRQVNWTHTDLKNFLSVYSQCALDMDVLRDNERRDAFERYMTVVTCCLLRMYHT; encoded by the exons ATGCTCTCAGAGGTTGACGTATTCATCAGTAATTACACTCTTGTCGATCCAGATATATATCAGCTTTGGGTAGATGGACACTCGT CCAGCGAAGCTGTGAACATCTTGCATCAACGCGGGATATGCCACCAAACGAATGCCTCGATCGAATTAGTAGCTTCCGATATACTCGATCACTATCGAACGTACGCTCTTCTAGAGAAGCTACTACATACACCGACTAAATTAGCGAGCGAACAGCTCGCGTTTCAAATAGAACCGCAAACTAGTCAGATGCTTATCGAAAT atactatgaattcgACGATATCGTTATCAGGGAGTTATTAGGTAAAAAGTTAACGTCAAAGAGTAGAAAGGATATGGACGAAGTGTCGGAGAAGACGGGTATCACGTTGAAGAGTTGTCGTCGGCAGTACGATAATGTGAAAAGAGTATTCAAAGTCGTTGAAGATTTGCCTGGATCTTTAGCTGCCAATATCGAGCAACACTTTTTACTTTCCGAAGACCTCGCCAA GCGATACGCTGCTGTGGTATTCATAGCATGCCTTCGATTCGAGATGAATAAAAGAAAGCTCCAGTTTCTAACGTTTCCCGATTTATACCATTGTGCTAACAGTATGATGTCGTTATGGACATATCGTTGTGTCGGGTCAGAATATTTTGATACTGATTTAGATAGGGAATTTTTACTGGAATTGGCCGAATGTAAGGTACTTTTGGAAAATGACAAACATCACAAGCA CTTGGTATGCATTAAGCTTAAGCCCATGCTTCTAGAACGTTCGTATCAAGAGATAGATGCAAACTTTCGTTCGTATACAAGAGCTATCCTAGGAATAGCATGTAATCTTCATCGCTCCAGAGATCTAAGGTTTTTCTTCTTGGAATTGGTAGAGAGATGCATAGAACCATGGCGTCAAGTGAATTGGACGCACACAGATCTAAAAAATTTCCTCTCTGTCTATAGCCAATGCGCGCTAGATATGGATGTACTTAG AGACAATGAACGAAGAGATGCCTTTGAACGTTACATGACGGTTGTTACGTGCTGCTTATTGCGTATGTATCATACATGA
- the Fibp gene encoding acidic fibroblast growth factor intracellular-binding protein isoform X2, whose product MLSEVDVFISNYTLVDPDIYQLWVDGHSSSEAVNILHQRGICHQTNASIELVASDILDHYRTYALLEKLLHTPTKLASEQLAFQIEPQTSQMLIEIYYEFDDIVIRELLGKKLTSKSRKDMDEVSEKTGITLKSCRRQYDNVKRVFKVVEDLPGSLAANIEQHFLLSEDLAKRYAAVVFIACLRFEMNKRKLQFLTFPDLYHCANSMMSLWTYRCVGSEYFDTDLDREFLLELAECKVLLENDKHHKHIFLQLGMH is encoded by the exons ATGCTCTCAGAGGTTGACGTATTCATCAGTAATTACACTCTTGTCGATCCAGATATATATCAGCTTTGGGTAGATGGACACTCGT CCAGCGAAGCTGTGAACATCTTGCATCAACGCGGGATATGCCACCAAACGAATGCCTCGATCGAATTAGTAGCTTCCGATATACTCGATCACTATCGAACGTACGCTCTTCTAGAGAAGCTACTACATACACCGACTAAATTAGCGAGCGAACAGCTCGCGTTTCAAATAGAACCGCAAACTAGTCAGATGCTTATCGAAAT atactatgaattcgACGATATCGTTATCAGGGAGTTATTAGGTAAAAAGTTAACGTCAAAGAGTAGAAAGGATATGGACGAAGTGTCGGAGAAGACGGGTATCACGTTGAAGAGTTGTCGTCGGCAGTACGATAATGTGAAAAGAGTATTCAAAGTCGTTGAAGATTTGCCTGGATCTTTAGCTGCCAATATCGAGCAACACTTTTTACTTTCCGAAGACCTCGCCAA GCGATACGCTGCTGTGGTATTCATAGCATGCCTTCGATTCGAGATGAATAAAAGAAAGCTCCAGTTTCTAACGTTTCCCGATTTATACCATTGTGCTAACAGTATGATGTCGTTATGGACATATCGTTGTGTCGGGTCAGAATATTTTGATACTGATTTAGATAGGGAATTTTTACTGGAATTGGCCGAATGTAAGGTACTTTTGGAAAATGACAAACATCACAAGCA CATTTTTTTACAGCTTGGTATGCATTAA
- the Daw gene encoding activin beta chain dawdle isoform X2 produces MRFVQQLLLLSLLSLGNQVEIIFPKLASPLFSAWNFYSRSTNYASASPLVSASSSPTGTFQEEDCAGCAENKISLLATDPILTVLRVEYVKQQILKKLRLSRPPEISMPLSTLPKPLINGRVLELRPGSPLEPEKSADSFYGKTDQIVVFPNEGIADSNHLTGFNPAACFIFYLPNEMQFVDVTSAQLWFYKEYDENDDLNQTFVLSELDHWDLDENFEKNTIMAIFETDIGEGWVKADVSFTLKKWVQELRLNHTIQIACSTCSIDRDTAPVSIEQTLKPFLVMHTSPLPQKNRPKRNSNCLPEMKECCRDELYINFEDIGWSDWILHPSGYHAYFCRGSCSSAASLTISGSPYNNKMLTKNGNTIHRRSEIVPCCSPTQLSAIQLLYVDSNNTITQKTLPNMVVEACGCM; encoded by the exons ATGCGTTTCGTTCAACAATTGTTGTTGCTTTCCCTCCTCTCTCTGGGCAATCAGGTAGAAATTATTTTTCCCAAGCTCGCGAGTCCTCTGTTCTCCGCTTGGAATTTTTATTCGCGTTCGACTAATTACGCTTCCGCGAGTCCCCTCGTATCCGCATCCTCGTCCCCGACGGGCACTTTTCAAGAGGAAGACTGTGCCGGATGTGCGGAAAATAAAATCAGCCTACTCGCTACGGATCCGATTTTAACGGTGCTACGGGTCGAATATGTCAAACAACAAATCCTCAAGAAGCTACGGCTTTCCAGGCCGCCCGAGATATCGATGCCGCTCTCGACCTTGCCGAAGCCTCTGATAAATGGTCGTGTGCTCGAACTTCGACCCGGATCGCCGCTTGAACCGGAAAAATCAGCAGACAGTTTCTATGGAAAAACCGATCAGATCGTTGTCTTCCCAAACGAAG GTATCGCCGATTCGAACCATTTGACGGGCTTTAATCCCGCAGCCTGTTTCATATTTTATCTACCGAACGAGATGCAATTTGTGGATGTGACGTCGGCGCAACTTTGGTTTTACAAGGAGTACGATGAAAATGACGATCTGAATCAAACTTTCGTGCTGTCCGAACTCGATCATTGGGACTTGGACGAAAACTTTGAGAAGAACACTATTATGGCAATCTTCGAGACCGATATAGGAG AGGGATGGGTGAAAGCTGATGTAAGTTTCACGCTGAAGAAATGGGTGCAAGAGCTCCGTTTGAATCACACGATACAGATAGCTTGCAGTACCTGTTCGATCGATCGAGATACCGCGCCTGTATCCATCGAGCAGACCTTGAAGCCTTTCCTGGTGATGCACACGTCGCCATTACCGCAGAAAAACCGACCGAAgagaaactcgaattgtctaccGGAAATGAAGGAGTGCTGCAGGGACGAGCTCTACATAAACTTCGAAGACATCGGTTGGAGCGATTGGATCCTTCATCCTAGCGGATACCACGCCTATTTCTGTCGCGGATCTTGCTCTTCCGCTGCTTCGCTAACCATCAGTGGGTCTCCCTACAATAAC AAAATGTTGACCAAAAATGGTAATACGATTCATCGCAGAAGCGAAATCGTCCCGTGTTGTTCACCGACCCAATTATCGGCGATTCAATTGCTCTACGTTGATTCGAACAATACGATCACGCAAAAAACATTGCCAAACATGGTGGTCGAAGCCTGTGGTTGCATGTGA
- the Daw gene encoding activin beta chain dawdle isoform X1 → MRFVQQLLLLSLLSLGNQVEIIFPKLASPLFSAWNFYSRSTNYASASPLVSASSSPTGTFQEEDCAGCAENKISLLATDPILTVLRVEYVKQQILKKLRLSRPPEISMPLSTLPKPLINGRVLELRPGSPLEPEKSADSFYGKTDQIVVFPNEGIADSNHLTGFNPAACFIFYLPNEMQFVDVTSAQLWFYKEYDENDDLNQTFVLSELDHWDLDENFEKNTIMAIFETDIGEGWVKADVSFTLKKWVQELRLNHTIQIACSTCSIDRDTAPVSIEQTLKPFLVMHTSPLPQKNRPKRNSNCLPEMKECCRDELYINFEDIGWSDWILHPSGYHAYFCRGSCSSAASLTISGSPYNNVIRKMLTKNGNTIHRRSEIVPCCSPTQLSAIQLLYVDSNNTITQKTLPNMVVEACGCM, encoded by the exons ATGCGTTTCGTTCAACAATTGTTGTTGCTTTCCCTCCTCTCTCTGGGCAATCAGGTAGAAATTATTTTTCCCAAGCTCGCGAGTCCTCTGTTCTCCGCTTGGAATTTTTATTCGCGTTCGACTAATTACGCTTCCGCGAGTCCCCTCGTATCCGCATCCTCGTCCCCGACGGGCACTTTTCAAGAGGAAGACTGTGCCGGATGTGCGGAAAATAAAATCAGCCTACTCGCTACGGATCCGATTTTAACGGTGCTACGGGTCGAATATGTCAAACAACAAATCCTCAAGAAGCTACGGCTTTCCAGGCCGCCCGAGATATCGATGCCGCTCTCGACCTTGCCGAAGCCTCTGATAAATGGTCGTGTGCTCGAACTTCGACCCGGATCGCCGCTTGAACCGGAAAAATCAGCAGACAGTTTCTATGGAAAAACCGATCAGATCGTTGTCTTCCCAAACGAAG GTATCGCCGATTCGAACCATTTGACGGGCTTTAATCCCGCAGCCTGTTTCATATTTTATCTACCGAACGAGATGCAATTTGTGGATGTGACGTCGGCGCAACTTTGGTTTTACAAGGAGTACGATGAAAATGACGATCTGAATCAAACTTTCGTGCTGTCCGAACTCGATCATTGGGACTTGGACGAAAACTTTGAGAAGAACACTATTATGGCAATCTTCGAGACCGATATAGGAG AGGGATGGGTGAAAGCTGATGTAAGTTTCACGCTGAAGAAATGGGTGCAAGAGCTCCGTTTGAATCACACGATACAGATAGCTTGCAGTACCTGTTCGATCGATCGAGATACCGCGCCTGTATCCATCGAGCAGACCTTGAAGCCTTTCCTGGTGATGCACACGTCGCCATTACCGCAGAAAAACCGACCGAAgagaaactcgaattgtctaccGGAAATGAAGGAGTGCTGCAGGGACGAGCTCTACATAAACTTCGAAGACATCGGTTGGAGCGATTGGATCCTTCATCCTAGCGGATACCACGCCTATTTCTGTCGCGGATCTTGCTCTTCCGCTGCTTCGCTAACCATCAGTGGGTCTCCCTACAATAACGTAATCAGA AAAATGTTGACCAAAAATGGTAATACGATTCATCGCAGAAGCGAAATCGTCCCGTGTTGTTCACCGACCCAATTATCGGCGATTCAATTGCTCTACGTTGATTCGAACAATACGATCACGCAAAAAACATTGCCAAACATGGTGGTCGAAGCCTGTGGTTGCATGTGA
- the Ctsl4 gene encoding cathepsin L4, translating into MCFRLYVLPFLLSAAWVINGIQVFASQNRLPPEISEKLDEYWNSYKIRYNKSYTGNVETSRRTAWEENLITIYKHNMMAAAGHHSYTLRDNHMADLGTRQYIREMVKLIPSRKRRISKETMLGATLHEPGRIPLRLDWREAGFKTSPQNQKDCGSCYAYSIAGSIQGQIFKQTGMLVPLSEQQLVDCSTSTGNLGCSGGSLRNTLRYLERAKGLMTEIHYPYRGKQGPCRFKEDLSVVNITSWAVLPARDERALEAAVATIGPIAASINASPKTFQLYHKGIYDDDVCSSDTVNHAMLIVGYTPTEWILKNWWGDEWGENGYMRLAKNKNRCGVANYAAYAKV; encoded by the exons ATGTGCTTTCGACTTTATGTTCTTCCATTTCTATTGTCAGCTGCGTGGGTTATTAATGGGATCCAAGTGTTTGCCAGTCAGAATCGTTTACCCCCAGAAATATCAGAAAAGCTAGACGAATATTGGAACTCGTACAAG atcCGTTACAATAAGAGTTACACTGGAAACGTAGAAACTAGCCGAAGGACGGCTTGGGAGGAAAATTTAATAACGATCTACAAACACAATATGATGGCAGCTGCTGGTCATCACAGTTATACGTTAAGGGACAATCATATGGCTGATCTCGGAACTAGGCAATACATTCGAGAAATG GTAAAACTGATTCCCAGTCGTAAACGGCGTATATCGAAAGAAACGATGCTCGGTGCAACGTTACACGAGCCCGGTCGCATTCCACTACGGCTCGATTGGCGCGAAGCCGGATTTAAGACTAGTCCGCAGAATCAAAAAGATTGCGGAAGTTGTTACGCGTATTCAATAGCCGGCAGTATTCAGGGGCAAATTTTTAAACAAACAGGCATGCTGGTCCCGTTGAGCGAACAACAGCTAGTCGATTGCAGTACGTCGACTGGAAATTTAGGTTGTTCCGGAGGATCTTTGAGAAACACGCTGAGGTATCTTGAAAGAGCTAAAGGTTTAATGACCGAGATCCATTATCCGTACAGGGGAAAA CAAGGCCCGTGTCGCTTCAAAGAAGATTTAAGCGTAGTCAACATTACTTCGTGGGCAGTCCTTCCAGCGCGTGACGAGAGAGCATTGGAAGCCGCCGTGGCGACCATAGGTCCAATAGCTGCCTCGATAAACGCTAGTCCAAAGACGTTTCAACTTTATCA CAAAGGAATCTACGATGACGATGTTTGTAGCTCGGATACGGTCAATCACGCAATGTTGATCGTTGGATACACGCCAACCGAATGGATCTTGAAGAACTGGTGGGGTGACGAATGGGGTGAAAATGGATATATGCGTTTGGCTAAAAACAAAAATCGTTGCGGTGTAGCCAATTATGCCGCCTATGCAAAAGTTTAA
- the Mitf gene encoding transcription factor Mitf isoform X1, translated as MDESGIDMGFDLAAITADLEHREANLCGRRCHDKQNGIAGIDQSGCESSNNKEPSNEHENNQQDDWEQALSFFSTPLQDIMYYELKSRAPNMDSPPTFKTATPTSRTQLKLQLMREQLQEQERREAELRQNLQQQRPTAAPPRPVPSTSLSSIGVDVPPQVLQVRTLLENPTRYHVVQKQKNQVRQYLHESFHGGGTVAAGNESVLGRNSVQVATSTAMVVQSAPPGPTIHHPKPQHPHLASYPHGPTVLSHNNQIAASPDPTTGAMSPGLSSVATSNSEAEDLLDDILSFEADSLSDNLKDGQQGSLTNIPELQIKPEPLLLTEAEIHALAKDRQKKDNHNMIERRRRFNINDRIKELGTLLPKTNDPYYEIVRDVRPNKGTILKSSVEYIKLLKNELTRMKQNELRQKQLEHQNRRLLLRVQELELQAKAHGLPVSDFNWASGSGSMCVNGFPRNKLEQRKIPELVADDTTSLSMSQLEDLMEDDGNGPIHSGDPMLSSPHLPPLSPSPAGCQHGLPDEDTLGTLAPTTPNSSSDMDIVA; from the exons ATGGATGAATCCGGAATCGACATGGGTTTCGATCTGGCGGCTATTACCGCTGATCTGGAGCATCGCGAAGCGAATCTGTGCGGGCGTCGATGTCACGATAAACAGAACGGAATAGCGGGTATCGATCAATCTGGCTGCGAATCGAGTAATAACAAGGAACCGAGTAACGAGCACGAGAACAACCAACAGGACGATTGGGAACAAGCATTGTCCTTTTTCTCGACACCGCTACAAGATATCATGTACTACGAATTAAAAAGTCGGGCACCGAACATGGACAG TCCGCCGACGTTCAAGACTGCGACACCCACTTCGCGCACTCAATTGAAGCTCCAACTGATGCGAGAACAGTTGCAGGAGCAAGAGAGGCGAGAGGCAGAACTTCGGCAAAATTTGCAGCAACAGAGACCAACGGCGGCTCCTCCCAGACCCGTGCCCTCTACGTCACTCTCAAGTATTGGAGTAGACGTACCACCGCAAGTTTTGCAA GTACGGACACTATTGGAAAATCCAACGCGTTATCACGTTGTTCAAAAACAGAAGAATCAGGTGCGACAATACCTTCACGAATCGTTTCACGGTGGCGGTACAGTTGCCGCTGGAAACGAAAGCGTTCTCGGAAGAAATTCCGTCCAAGTTGCTACATCCACGGCAATGGTTGTTCAAAGTGCACCaccaggaccaacgatacaccaTCCAAAGCCGCAGCATCCACACTTGGCCTCGTATCCGCATGGTCCCACGGTACTGTCTCACAATAATCAAATCGCGGCCAGTCCAGATCCTACAACCGGCGCTATGTCACCAGGACTCTCCAGTGTTGCGACCAGCAATTCCGAG GCGGAGGATCTTTTAGACGATATTCTGTCGTTCGAAGCTGATTCTCTGAGCGATAATTTGAAGGACGGCCAacaaggtagcttgaccaatatTCCAGAGTTACAAATTAAACCGGAACCTTTGTTACTCACGGAGGCGGAAATACATGCTCTTGCCAAAGATCGACAAAAGAAAGACAATCATAATATGA TCGAAAGACGCCGCCGATTCAACATCAACGATAGAATCAAAGAGCTCGGAACACTCTTGCCCAAGACGAACGATCC TTATTACGAAATCGTCCGAGACGTCAGACCAAACAAGGGCACGATTCTCAAGTCTTCGGTCGAGTACATAAAGTTGTTGAAAAACGAGCTGACAAGAATGAAACAGAACGAGCTCAGGCAAAAACAATTGGAACATCAGAATCGTCGACTCCTCTTACGAGTTCAAGAGTTGGAATTGCAAGCAAAGGCACACGGTCTTCCGGTTTCTGACTTCAATTGGGCCTCGGGTTCCGGTAGCATGTGTGTAAATGGTTTTCCGCGAAACAAGCTAGAACAACGCAag ATCCCAGAATTGGTTGCCGATGACACGACTAGTTTGAGCATGTCGCAACTGGAAGATCTGATGGAGGACGATGGGAACGGTCCGATTCATAGCGGCGACCCGATGCTCTCTTCGCCGCATCTTCCACCGTTAAGCCCATCGCCGGCTGGCTGTCAACACGGTCTACCGGATGAGGACACCCTCGGTACTTTAGCTCCTACCACACCCAATTCTTCCTCCGATATGGACATTGTCGCGTAG
- the Mitf gene encoding transcription factor Mitf isoform X2, with the protein MILEMDPSIVDEMPTSSLLPGNSRSNGHVAFARPLRSTRPQGCPPTFKTATPTSRTQLKLQLMREQLQEQERREAELRQNLQQQRPTAAPPRPVPSTSLSSIGVDVPPQVLQVRTLLENPTRYHVVQKQKNQVRQYLHESFHGGGTVAAGNESVLGRNSVQVATSTAMVVQSAPPGPTIHHPKPQHPHLASYPHGPTVLSHNNQIAASPDPTTGAMSPGLSSVATSNSEAEDLLDDILSFEADSLSDNLKDGQQGSLTNIPELQIKPEPLLLTEAEIHALAKDRQKKDNHNMIERRRRFNINDRIKELGTLLPKTNDPYYEIVRDVRPNKGTILKSSVEYIKLLKNELTRMKQNELRQKQLEHQNRRLLLRVQELELQAKAHGLPVSDFNWASGSGSMCVNGFPRNKLEQRKIPELVADDTTSLSMSQLEDLMEDDGNGPIHSGDPMLSSPHLPPLSPSPAGCQHGLPDEDTLGTLAPTTPNSSSDMDIVA; encoded by the exons ATGATCCTCGAAATGGATCCGTCGATCGTCGACGAAATGCCTACGTCCTCCTTATTACCCGGCAATTCTCGGAGCAACGGTCATGTCGCATTCGCACGACCGTTGCGATCTACGCGCCCGCAAGGCTG TCCGCCGACGTTCAAGACTGCGACACCCACTTCGCGCACTCAATTGAAGCTCCAACTGATGCGAGAACAGTTGCAGGAGCAAGAGAGGCGAGAGGCAGAACTTCGGCAAAATTTGCAGCAACAGAGACCAACGGCGGCTCCTCCCAGACCCGTGCCCTCTACGTCACTCTCAAGTATTGGAGTAGACGTACCACCGCAAGTTTTGCAA GTACGGACACTATTGGAAAATCCAACGCGTTATCACGTTGTTCAAAAACAGAAGAATCAGGTGCGACAATACCTTCACGAATCGTTTCACGGTGGCGGTACAGTTGCCGCTGGAAACGAAAGCGTTCTCGGAAGAAATTCCGTCCAAGTTGCTACATCCACGGCAATGGTTGTTCAAAGTGCACCaccaggaccaacgatacaccaTCCAAAGCCGCAGCATCCACACTTGGCCTCGTATCCGCATGGTCCCACGGTACTGTCTCACAATAATCAAATCGCGGCCAGTCCAGATCCTACAACCGGCGCTATGTCACCAGGACTCTCCAGTGTTGCGACCAGCAATTCCGAG GCGGAGGATCTTTTAGACGATATTCTGTCGTTCGAAGCTGATTCTCTGAGCGATAATTTGAAGGACGGCCAacaaggtagcttgaccaatatTCCAGAGTTACAAATTAAACCGGAACCTTTGTTACTCACGGAGGCGGAAATACATGCTCTTGCCAAAGATCGACAAAAGAAAGACAATCATAATATGA TCGAAAGACGCCGCCGATTCAACATCAACGATAGAATCAAAGAGCTCGGAACACTCTTGCCCAAGACGAACGATCC TTATTACGAAATCGTCCGAGACGTCAGACCAAACAAGGGCACGATTCTCAAGTCTTCGGTCGAGTACATAAAGTTGTTGAAAAACGAGCTGACAAGAATGAAACAGAACGAGCTCAGGCAAAAACAATTGGAACATCAGAATCGTCGACTCCTCTTACGAGTTCAAGAGTTGGAATTGCAAGCAAAGGCACACGGTCTTCCGGTTTCTGACTTCAATTGGGCCTCGGGTTCCGGTAGCATGTGTGTAAATGGTTTTCCGCGAAACAAGCTAGAACAACGCAag ATCCCAGAATTGGTTGCCGATGACACGACTAGTTTGAGCATGTCGCAACTGGAAGATCTGATGGAGGACGATGGGAACGGTCCGATTCATAGCGGCGACCCGATGCTCTCTTCGCCGCATCTTCCACCGTTAAGCCCATCGCCGGCTGGCTGTCAACACGGTCTACCGGATGAGGACACCCTCGGTACTTTAGCTCCTACCACACCCAATTCTTCCTCCGATATGGACATTGTCGCGTAG